One region of Oncorhynchus keta strain PuntledgeMale-10-30-2019 chromosome 24, Oket_V2, whole genome shotgun sequence genomic DNA includes:
- the LOC118402900 gene encoding monocarboxylate transporter 4-like produces MGGAVVDDEPSDVKAPDGGWGWAVLAGGFVITGFSYAFPKAVSVFFKELIREFGVGYSDCAWISSILLAMLYGTGPLCSVLVNKFGCRPVMMVGGLFASLGMVLASLATSIIHIYICTGVITGLGLALNFQPSLIMLNRYFSEKRPLANGLSAAGSPVALCCLSPLGQVLQYHYGWRGGFLILGGLLLNCCACGALMRPLVGPKKTQDQELQAVGEAERKLKPKKKLLDFSVFKDRGFLIYAIAASIMVLGLFVPPVFVVSYAKEMGNEDTKSALLLTILGFIDIFARPTCGLIAGMKWVRPRCVYLFSFAILFNGITDVISSQATDYPGLVVFCIFFGLSYGMVGALQFEVLMAIVGTKKFSSALGLVLLMEAIAVLVGPPGAGRLLDATHNYMYVFLLAGCEVILASIVICTGNFLCIKKKPDEPEAHLENGAPIEMEKLNSLLEAEGGEHERAQPVGVRGGAAEAK; encoded by the exons ATGGGAGGAGCCGTGGTAGATGATGAGCCTAGTGATGTCAAGGCACCAGATGGAGGGTGGGGCTGGGCAGTGCTCGCCGGGGGGTTCGTCATCACTGGGTTCTCCTACGCCTTCCCCAAGGCCGTCAGTGTGTTCTTCAAGGAGTTGATCAGGGAGTTCGGCGTGGGATACAGCGACTGTGCATGGATTTCTTCTATACTGTTGGCCATGCTCTACGGCAcag gtccacTGTGCAGTGTGCTGGTGAACAAGTTTGGGTGTCGGCCAGTGATGATGGTGGGAGGGCTCTTTGCCTCCTTGGGAATGGTCCTGGCCTCCTTGGCCACCAGTATCATACACATCTACATCTGTACTGgagttataacag GTCTTGGCCTGGCGCTGAACTTCCAGCCGTCTCTGATCATGCTGAATCGTTACTTTAGTGAGAAGAGGCCTCTAGCTAATGGACTATCTGCTGCTGGGAGCCCTGTGGCcctctgctgcctctctcctctgggACAG GTGCTGCAGTACCACTATGGCTGGAGAGGCGGCTTCCTTATCCTGGGGGGCCTGCTGCTCAACTGCTGCGCCTGTGGGGCCCTGATGAGGCCCCTGGTGGGCCCCAAGAAGACCCAGGACCAGGAGTTGCAGGCTGTGGGTGAAGCAGAAAGAAAGCTCAAGCCTAAGAAAAAGCTCCTGGATTTTAGTGTATTTAAAGACAGAGGTTTCCTCATCTATGCCATAGCTGCGTCCATCATGGTACTGGGCCTTTTTGTGCCGCCTGTGTTTGTGGTGAGCTATGCCAAGGAGATGGGGAATGAAGACACCAAGTCtgccctcctcctcaccatcctgGGGTTCATTGATATCTTCGCCCGCCCCACATGTGGGCTGATTGCGGGGATGAAGTGGGTCCGGCCTAGATGTGTGTATCTCTTCAGCTTCGCCATACTCTTTAATGGCATCACCGATGTCATCAGCTCACAG GCGACAGACTACCCTGGTCTGGTGGTGTTCTGTATCTTCTTCGGGCTCTCTTATGGGATGGTGGGGGCGCTGCAGTTCGAGGTTCTCATGGCCATCGTGGGCACAAAGAAGTTCTCCAGCGCTTTAGGGCTGGTGTTGCTCATGGAGGCTATCGCTGTGCTGGTGGGACCGCCTGGAGCAG GTCGTCTGCTGGACGCCACACATAACTACATGTACGTGTTCCTGCTGGCTGGCTGTGAGGTCATTCTGGCCTCCATCGTCATCTGCACGGGCAACTTCCTGTGCATCAAGAAGAAGCCAGATGAGCCTGAGGCCCATCTAGAGAATGGCGCCCCCATAGAGATGGAGAAGCTCAACAGCCTGCTGGAGGCGGAAGGAGGAGAGCATGAGAGGGCGCAGCCGGTGGGGGTGAGGGGTGGCGCCGCAGAGGCAAAATAG